A single window of Nicotiana sylvestris chromosome 5, ASM39365v2, whole genome shotgun sequence DNA harbors:
- the LOC104215301 gene encoding aspartic proteinase PCS1-like — protein sequence MASSSRVFVLLLLIIFNFLYISAQKTIKHKPFSMSFPLISTSLSHNSSSKALFLSSFMASNNRRQTQNTKTMSRIPSLNYKSTFKYSMALIVTLPIGTPPQNQQMVLDTGSQLSWIQCHKKIPKRPPPTTSFDPSLSSTFSVLPCTHPLCKPRIPDFTLPTTCDQNRLCHYSYFYADGTLAEGNLVREKITFSRSQSTPPLILGCATESEDAEGILGMNLGRFSFASQAKVQKFSYCVPIRQGSHAVKPSGTFYLGQNPNSHTFQYINLLTFPQSQRMPNLDPLAFTVGMVGIKIGGKKLNISGRVFRPNAGGSGQTIIDSGTEYTFLVEEAYNKVREEIVRLVGPRLKKGYVYGGALDMCFDNRPIEIGRLIGDMTLQFENGVDILINKERMLDEVEGGIHCVGIGRSESLGIASNIIGNFHQQNLWVEFDMRNRRVGFGKGECSRQV from the coding sequence ATGGCTTCTTCTTCTAGAgtttttgttcttcttcttctcataatcttcaattttctctacATCTCAGCACAAAAAACCATTAAACATAAGCCTTTTTCTATGTCATTTCCTCTTATTTCAACATCTTTATCACATAACTCTTCTTCTAaagctctttttctttcttcttttatggCTTCTAATAATAGAAGACAAACTCAAAATACAAAAACTATGTCTAGAATTCCATCTTTGAACTATAAATCAACTTTTAAATATTCAATGGCTTTAATTGTTACACTACCAATAGGAACACCACCACAAAATCAACAAATGGTTTTGGACACTGGTAGCCAACTTTCTTGGATTCAATGTCATAAGAAAATTCCCAAAAGACCCCCaccaacgacgtcgtttgatccTTCTTTGTCTTCTACTTTCTCTGTTCTTCCTTGTACTCATCCTTTATGTAAGCCAAGAATTCCCGATTTTACCCTTCCAACTACTTGTGACCAAAATCGTTTGTGCCACTATTCCTACTTTTATGCTGATGGTACTTTAGCTGAGGGTAATCTTGTCCGTGAAAAAATTACATTTTCACGTTCCCAAAGTACCCCTCCTTTGATTCTTGGTTGTGCGACCGAGTCCGAAGATGCTGAGGGTATTTTGGGAATGAATCTTGGACGGTTTTCTTTTGCCTCCCAAGCTAAGGTACAAAAATTCTCATATTGCGTGCCAATTAGACAAGGTAGCCATGCAGTTAAACCTAGTGGAACATTTTACCTAGGCCAAAACCCTAATTCCCATACATTTCAATACATAAATCTTTTGACTTTTCCTCAAAGTCAACGCATGCCAAATTTGGATCCACTAGCTTTTACTGTTGGCATGGTGGGGATAAAAATTGGCGGCAAAAAATTAAACATCTCCGGGAGGGTTTTCCGGCCAAACGCTGGTGGTTCCGGCCAGACGATCATTGATTCCGGCACGGAGTACACTTTCTTAGTGGAAGAAGCGTACAATAAGGTCAGAGAAGAAATTGTTAGGTTAGTAGGTCCAAGATTGAAAAAAGGTTACGTTTATGGTGGTGCACTCGACATGTGCTTCGATAACCGTCCGATCGAAATCGGACGGTTGATAGGTGATATGACATTGCAATTTGAAAACGGGGTTGATATTTTGATCAATAAGGAAAGGATGTTGGATGAAGTAGAAGGTGGGATCCATTGTGTTGGAATCGGACGGTCAGAATCACTTGGAATAGCAAGCAATATTATTGGTAATTTTCACCAGCAAAATTTATGGGTAGAATTTGATATGAGAAATCGACGAGTAGGTTTTGGCAAAGGAGAGTGTAGTAGGCAAGTGTAA